From the genome of Solanum lycopersicum chromosome 7, SLM_r2.1:
TAccatataattattactatctTTTTATCGTTAGAAACTTGAAGATTCTAATTATCATCCTCAATTACATCGATTTCATAATAGCCAAATAAATATTTGACTAAACAAAGAGTTACATTATATAGAATTACACTTACACTCAAATTCAATTACAAGATATTCTTCAAAACATTCAAAAGTAACATCTAAAAAATTCTATTCTTACAAAttattgtttaaatttgaaaagatgGACTAACAACAATGCCAATGCTCCTGCCTTGAGAATACTTGATGTTGGTATCCCATATTTTCCTTTAGCAAATAAGCCCTTCAAAAatgcccaaaatacaaaaacaatccACATTATGCATATAACTTCTCCTAATCCCCATTCAATATTAATCCCTTTCTTAAAATCCAACACTCCAATAAACAAGGCACCAAGATTCAATAAGAGAATTGCAATTCCAGGCACAAAAATTGGAGAATCATCAAATGTGAATCTTCCAATATCAGAATTTGTGTCATCTTGGTCCTTTTTTGTAATTTCAAATGCAGTCTCACAAAATCCAAGTAATTTAATTGTAGCACTTAGAATACCAAACAGCCATGCACTCATAGCATTAACCCTCCACATTCTTTGATTGTTCATCCATGCTATTATTGGTTCATTTGCTCTAATATATTCTGATAAACCATATAGATTGTAGATAATAAAGATTGATGTTGGTATAACTATACTTACTTCATTTGcctgcatatatatatatataaagaaaaatgactcaaaaatatcacagaaatgaaaaataaataaacaggATCTTAACATTTTTAGTCTGTCGACGTATAATAGTTTGTAGTCATTGTTGGTATATACtcaatatataatatgtgtatACTCATATATACCTTGTTTATACAGTAATTATATACTTCACTACATGCTAGCTAGAAAATATTAACCAAGTTTACGTTTTATGGACTTGTAAAACATTTGGATTTTCAATCGAAAACAAGTACAACCACTAATCAAATATGCATTAATTATGTatagtaattatattttaatataacaaaCATATACATTAATGGATTATTACTGTTAGGTAATTGCTATGATAAGAGTCTCAAATTTCTATTGCGAGTTctgatgatgatgttatgtagtgtaaaaaaaatcctaaaaaataTGAAGTGATTTAGTTCTGTGTGGTCTCGAACTTTTGATCATACTTGCCCTATaagaaaaactttaattttaataagtttcGATTTTTGACCTTAAATGTTAGGGgcggggagggggaggggggggggggttaaaaGTTCAATACCACCAATTTTCAATATATGTAATATTCTTACCTTGGGTAAAAAGTAGGAATTGGTGATGAGGCAATATGCAGGTAGAATAGCATAACAAACTTCAAAAATGGATCTCAAGGCCCATAGTTGGACATACAAATAGGCCATGCATTGTCTCAATTGAAGCTTCCCAAAAAGGGTTCCAATAATTGGGCTTTTAGTGTTAAAGAGAACTTCAAAAAGCCCAGTAGCCCATCTTTTTTGTTGGATCATTGTGGCAGGCCCAGCTGTAGGTGCACATCCAAGAAAAGCAGCCGGGTCGGGTAAACAGTAGGCGGATTTCCAGCCTCTTGATTGGATAAAGAGTCCAGTAAGGACATCTTCTGTTACACTACCATATAGCCAGCCTAACtgagaaattattttaaacaaaatatcagATTCTtaagtttcaatttcaaaatcaataatcGATAAAATAAGGAAGTCaatactttttttattgattttttccataaaaatatatgtaaaaataacgTATTCGTCCTTTTGACTCCTTTCTACTTTTTGGAGAAACCTTCTAACAAAagtaaacttttaaaattagaaattttttctttgtgaCGAGTAGGGTCAAAAGTTTAAGATCACTTACTTTCAAGATTACTAAAAAATacccaataataatttaattttgaaacataACTCAAAGTCTAAACAAGTTTGTTAAGTAAGAATTGTCTAATACCCTACTAAAAAGACCATTTGTTTGTCCTATGATTTACATTGTAAGGATAAATTAGTTccgtaaaaaaatattatttttagaatacGTGTGAAAGAGAAATGTAACAGCTAATATAAAATGAAGTGAACCATATGTTATCTTATTTATTGAGTAACTAATTTCATTTATCATGAATATAATTAAACTACTATTACTTAAAATGAATCAATAATTACCTTTTGACCCCATGCAGTGCCATATTCAAATCCACAGCTTCCAACTTGATGTGCTATGTCAATGAAACTTGATGGAGAATCAGAATTGAATTGCTCAATAATATGTGATCCTTCTAAGAGAGTCTTAGCAATTGATGTTGATAACTTCTCTGACTTTCCATAAGTTTTCTTTATATACTCATCCTTCAATCCTCCTAattatcatacatatataatgtGTCAActttagataaaaatatataaaagatatttatacACAAATATAGCTAAATCGGGtatatgttaaataaatattatatgaagATATGTAAATAGACATAAAGAGtaagttttcctttttataaaatacactcgttgagaaattatatatttaaaaattgaataaaaaaattttataaatcagaATACTTAACAAACTAGACTATTCAAAATGTATTACTCCCGATgtcccaatttatatgacacCTTTTATTCTTGAGAGTCAAACAGTTTAAGTTTGATCGAAAATTTGCGCATGTaatcttcaatatttttgaaataaaatttatttatttgtaaacaATTTAAACTGTACTACGAGTCACAacaatttataattcaaaatgtttaaaagacCTATGAAAAATTTAcggtcaaagatagacttgtttgacttttgaaatccaaatgataacatataaaatgaaacggaaatagtacaaaaaaatcacaatatttttattctattttatttgactCTCTAAATAATAAATGTGTTATATAAAATGAAGccgataaaataaataaaaaaaggtttTAGTTTGCATACCAGCAGTTATTTTTTCATGGGGTGACAAGCCATATATAACTTTTCGTCTGTGGAAACATCCTGATCCTTGATAAAATGGTCCTTGAATACCACCAATTCCTCTTCCAAAATACTATTATAAGGAGAAGATAGATATAAagtatttaagaaaaatgaataataataatttaaaatatatataatgaccTATGAAAGATAAGTTTTAGAATTTAGTTATTAACTGATGGGAAAATACAATAGTATTCCTAACCgatgcccgaaatttcagagacacatttatactatactaaggtcctattatccataaacttattttacaaataattttctaccccttttcggcctacgcgGCACTAGCTTGATATAGGCCgaaaaaaggtagaaaattatttataaaacaaattcagaggtaatagaaccttagtatatattgaaatattagaTAGCTTATTCAGATAGTTAGTTAATATTGTAGCTTATTCAGATAATTAATAAACACTGTTTGAGTTTGTTAGAATAGTGAACTTAATTAAACAATTGTGTACAGATTCAGTTGAGTTAGTTAAAACAGTCTAGAAGCTCTACTCGAttcatatacatgtatatatacagaTGTCATTACTTGGAATAAGATATTTTCTTCTTCCCTAAATAATCTCTTCAATTTTGTTCCTCTGTTCAAGGTTGTTTCTCACCAAGTTCTTGTGACCTCTAGAGGTTTGGCAAGCTcaattccttttcttttaacatggtatcagagtaaGGTGTGCTCATCGCTCAATCGTACTTCACATAGctttctatttcttattttctttttccccaaattcATTCGATTCTCATCTAATTCTTTCCTCCAGATTTTTTCTCTACTGATTTCTATGGCAGAAAACAGTCAAACTGAAAGCAGCCAAACTGATAGATTTAACCCACTTCACATCGGAGTCAATCCACTCTACATTCACCCAGCAGAAAGTGTTGGATCTACACTCGTGTCATCTATTTTCGACGGCACTGAATACGGGTCATAGAGAAGAAGCATCCTTTGAGGTATTTCAGTCAAGAACAAAATAGGCTTCATCACTAGAAAATGTGTGAAGCCACCTTCAGCAGATCCTACATGCAGCTTGTGGGAAAGATGTGACGATATGGTTGTTTCGTGGATTCTGAATTCACTTTCCACAGACATTGCAAACAGTCTTCAATACGTCAACAATGCAAAGGAATTATGGCAGGAGTTGGAAGACAGGTATGATCAACCAAATGGAGCAAAACGCTATCAGATCCAAAGAGAAATCAATGATCTAACTCAAGGTGTTCTCGACATTACTGGATACTACACAAAGCTGAAGAAACTATGAGAAGAGCTTAATGCTTTAGATGCCAGTGCTGTATGTAATTGTGCGTGTATGTGTGGAGTAAAGACTAACTTACACAAGGCAGAACAAGACAAACAGTTAATTCAATTTCTTATGGGACTGAACGAGGTTTACACTGTGGTTAGAGGGAATATTCTGATGATGAATCCCTTACCAACTATAGCACAAGGATTTTCCATTCTTATTCAGGAAGAAAAACAACGTGAGGTTAGGGCACCAAACAAATCCATCAGTGAATCTACTTTTTTGAATGTTGGAGCTCAAAATGCAAGAAGAAATCAGTTTAGAACAAACTACAATCAACACCAAAATGTTGGTGCGAGTGGAAACCAATCTTACAGAACAAATAAATCACAGATGAGTAAATCTTCTCAGTTTTTTTGTGACTATTGCAAAAGGCAGGGACATATTAAGGAGAAATGTTATCGATTGCATGGATTTCCAGCAGATTTCAAATTCACCAAGGGAAGAAATGTAGGAACAACGGCATATGTTCATGGGACTGGGACTGGATCGGAGCTTGAAGAAAACCATCAAAATCAAGGTTAACACTTCACAAAGGAATAGTATAACCAGCTTATGCAACTCCTAAATAATTTTCAAGTAGGAACTGCTGCCGAGGCCTCTCATAATGATGTAGGTGCTACAAACTTCGCAGGTATATTAGCTTGTTCTTCTCATAAAGAGTTAATGAGTAATCTATCATGCAAATGTTTCAAATCTTCTGCTGAATATTGGATCCTAGACTCTGGTGCTTCGAATCACATGTCCTCAGATAGGAAATTACTGACCAACACCAGACCTTTACCTTACCCTTTTTTAGTTACTTTACCTAATGGTTACAAAGTGAAAGTCACAGAAATAGGTGATGCTGTCTTGAGTCCAAAACTGACCTTAAATAAAGTACTCCTTGTCCCTAGTTTCAAATATAACCTGATTTTCATTCATTCTCTAACAATGCAACTTAATTCCATTGTTAATTTTTCTGCTCATACATGCATGTTACAGGGCCCTTCAATGAAGAGGCCTTTGGAGCTTGGTAAAGCAAGGAATAATTTATACTACATATGCTCAAGATGTCAGTTCACCAGCTCAAGTCCAAATAATGTTCAATCTCTTACTGCCTATAGTTCATTTTCAAGATCTATTCCGTCTCATGATTCTAGTATTGATTGTTCTCTGTCAAACTGTAGAAACTCTGGTTGTTCTATGTCTGTTTGTAATCATTCTGTTAGTAAAACTACTAAGTCTTGTACTTTGCCTTCTGTTTATTCCTCTTTTCCTAATACTTGCATTGAGCATATGTGGCATAGTAGATTGGGACATGTACCATTTGCGAAAATGAGAAGTATATCTAGCATTCCAATAAGGTTTGCCCCTAAACAATCCTTCACTTGCACTATCTGCCCCATGGTTAAACAAGCAAGATTACCCTTTCCTATCAGCACTACCTTTTCATCCAAACCTTTTGACCATTTGCATTTGGATTTATGGGGACCCTACCATATGCCTACACATGATCACTATAAGTATTTTTTGACTATTGTTGATGACCATAGTAGATCAACTTGGGTTCACCTTCTGAGCTGCAAGAGCAATACTTTGCAAGTCATCAAATCTTTTGTCAAATTAATAGAAACTCAGTTTCATGTAACCATAAAATCTATTAGGCCGGACAATGGGATGGAGTTCACTTGTAAAGAAGCATCTCTTTTTTATGAATCCAaaggtattattcatcaaaaatcatGTCCGTACACACcccaacaaaatggagtagtaGAACGAAAACACAAGTATTTACTTGAAGTCGCTAGATTTCTCATGTTTCAGTCTAAAATACCTCTTAGATACTGGGGAGAATGCATTCTCACAGCCACCTACTTAATCAATAGAATACCCTCTGCCATCTTGAAGAACAAATGCCCCTATGAAATCTTGTACCAAAAAAACCCTACATATTCTCACCTCAAAACTTTTGGTTGTCTGTGTTACCCCACAATCACCAAACCTCTTAAAGATAAGTTTGAAGCTAGGGCAACTCCTCATGTGTTTATGGGATATCCTTCTCACACAAAAGGATACAAAGTTCTCAATCTAGCTACCAAAACTATATGTGTGTAGAGATGTCAGTTTTCTtgaacatatttttccttttgttgtATCTTCTATTCCATCTACCTGTGTATCAACTGATATTTTACCTTCTCA
Proteins encoded in this window:
- the LOC101259456 gene encoding cellulose synthase-like protein H1, whose amino-acid sequence is MAPKTPSSLPLYEINYRKNYISRGIELFILFLLFSLLAYRFLTLKFHGLQWLLALICESWFTFIWILTVSTKWNQVEPKTYPPRLLERTWNFPAVDIFVTTADPVLEPPLITINTVLSLLAVDYPANKLACYVSDDGASIITYYSLVEASKFAKIWIPFCKKYNISLRAPFRYFSGNSSPPQDGSKEFQQDWIRIKDEYKQLCKKIQDASTQEPETCDFAGDFAVFSNIQPKNHPTIIKVILENKEGVADGLPHLVYISREKRPKHPHQFKAGAMNVLTRVSGVMTNAPFMLNVDCDMYANNPQVILHAMCYFLGAKDEIDCGFVQFPQFFYDGLKEDPYGNQLKVLHEYFGRGIGGIQGPFYQGSGCFHRRKVIYGLSPHEKITAGGLKDEYIKKTYGKSEKLSTSIAKTLLEGSHIIEQFNSDSPSSFIDIAHQVGSCGFEYGTAWGQKLGWLYGSVTEDVLTGLFIQSRGWKSAYCLPDPAAFLGCAPTAGPATMIQQKRWATGLFEVLFNTKSPIIGTLFGKLQLRQCMAYLYVQLWALRSIFEVCYAILPAYCLITNSYFLPKANEVSIVIPTSIFIIYNLYGLSEYIRANEPIIAWMNNQRMWRVNAMSAWLFGILSATIKLLGFCETAFEITKKDQDDTNSDIGRFTFDDSPIFVPGIAILLLNLGALFIGVLDFKKGINIEWGLGEVICIMWIVFVFWAFLKGLFAKGKYGIPTSSILKAGALALLLVHLFKFKQ